AAAATTGCCATCTCTTCTAGAAACCCGAAAAATGGAGTATATGATATGATGtgatatgatcatatcatatggTATGGCATATTTTGGTCTCTATTAATGTGTGGAACATTATCAACAATTTACATTTCAGTTCATATGGGGGTTATATATTGCTGGGAGATTTTGTGTCATGGACACAACCTATCCTCATATCTCCACTTTTAGAAACCGTATTTTGGATGATTGGAAATGCGCAATTGATATGAGAAATTTTGGGATCTGGCCACCTCCTGATGGTTGTGGCATACAGATTTTTATTTTGCTTCTAACAGATAATAAGTAGAAAGGCTAATTATTGTATTTTACTGAGTACAGAAGGACTTGGACCTTTATAACAACACCATCAGTCAAACCAAATGGACAAGTATTGGCAATGGTAGCTCCCAGCGGCCTTCATCACAAAAGCCAACAAATCAAGGACATGCTTTGAGAAGATCTGTGAGTCACAAGGATTTCTTGCAGTCACATGACATTTACTCGGTAACTCTGCAAATCTAAAATTCTATGATTATTTTGCATTTTCCCTTCTCATTGGAGGTGGTGTGCATGCTAGATAAAAAGAATAATAGAAATAGGAGATCATACAAATAGATGCAAAAGAATTGATTTTTCTTGAGTGTAAGTGCGCTTAAAATGAGTTGATACTGATTATCACACTCTTTGTATTTAGTGTTGGTTTGGTGAAGTAATCTTGAACAACTGGGAAATTTGACTTTATGtgacttttttttcttctcctttgttGTTGTTTTTTACTAGAGCCAGTCTTCTTTGCTAACTTATGATGAAACACGGGAAGTTTGTTCACATAAAAGTGAGACTGAGAAAACAATTCAGGCAGTTGATGCCCAGGAAAAGGTTAGTTTTACTAGTTGAGACCAACAGTCTGTATGAGCTAGTGTTCATTATCTGCAGTAATATCTTAAGGCATTTAGTGCAATCAATGACTCAAATTTATTGAGTTCCGCCTGAGATATCTAACATCTGTGGTTCCCATTGCATTCTCAGATGGAACATCCCACTGGGGATGGAGAGGGGACTGGATTATATGAAGCCATGCATAAAGAAGTGAGACATGCAGTAGAAGAGATCAAGACTGAGCTTGAGAAGGCTTGTGTTCTTGCGGAATTCATGTCTCAGTTTTCATTAGCTGACAAAAATTTTGTCCATCTTAACTTTAATTGCGGCTGTTTCTAATCCAAAATAGTAGGAAAAGCTTATGCTTATCATAGTTATTTATTAAGTTTGTGATTCTCCTACAATCATTATTGTGTCATCATTTACATGTTCATAATAGCATACATATAAGATATCCTTTACTTTCCGATACTCATGAAATTTATTGTTTATGCAGGTCAGGGTGAAAACAGAACCCACAACCATTCTCAATGACAGTGAGAACCAGGCAAAGAGTTTGAATGTTATCCAAGTTATTACTGATATCCGAAGGAACTACACCACCAAATTGGAACAGGCATGATAGAGGAGATTCCTTTTTGATACTTGTGGGAATATAGTATTTGGTGAATAGCCTGTGTAGTTAATTGTGATAATTCATGAAAATGCAATAGTTTGTATAATCTGTCATGCTTTTACATATCCCACTAAAAGTTGGTTGATGCATgacatttttgagaatatgtCTAAGAAATGCATGGAATTTGGGAGACAAATAAGGCTAGACATGCACTAGAAGATATAATTTCTTACTTGTGTCTTCTGTGCTCCTTTATATTTTCCAAGATTACATCCGTTTTCCACTATTGATCTTCTTTTTTCATTGCCTACCATACTGAGGAAACCAAACAACCATTCTGTTACAAACTTGAAGTCACCTAAGATTGGTAAACCCCTACATTTCATCTGGTAATTTAGGTTGGGAGTCAGTTTCCTGCATGAAACAAAATTTGCGTTACTTGGATTTATGGTCTTTCATCATTTTAGTCCAAACTATGTTGCTTCATTTTAGATGACCTTTTTCTTAATCATCATATTTTGCTATCATGTGTCGTAAATTTTGATAATGTTATGCTCTTttattcatttttctttaaatgatggcaaaaaaaaagaatgagagatAATGTTTGGAAAATTCAGAGTAAGTTCTACTAAATTAATACCAGGCGCTTGTATGGTTTGCTGCATATATTAAAGTACTTTTTTTTGGCTTAATTTTTCCAGTCAGAGAAGTGGAAGCAAGAATTGCTGGCAGAATTGGCAGCAGAGGAGCAGCATGGTCAGGAGCTTACTAAAATTGTGAAAGAGTTGCTTTCTTCACCAAAACCAGCTGCTGCTCCAGAAAGACCCTCACGATCTAGAAGTGTAAGCTTACTCTTAAGCATCGTTTATGGTgaattcatcatttttttctcatGACACTACCATTTTTAGTTGAACATGTTTCAGAGAAACAATGATAGAACAAGGATGTCTAAACGTCTGACAGAGGAGGCAGAAAGATATTTTGAAGATTTCCTTTCAAATGTTGAAGATGCAGACATATCATCCTTTGATGGAGAAATAAGTGATACGAGTTCCACGTTTAGAGACTTGATGCTGCATAATAATTTACCAGAAACACCTACGAGTTTGACAAAAGCTGCTCCGCTGCCTGTTGAGGCAGATGGTGTTGTACTTCCTTGGTTGCAGTGGGAGACCAGTAATGATATGTCTCTGTCATGCAAAACTAAGACTGAGGTGCCAGTGATATCAGGAAATATTTTGCCTGCTTCAGCACAGGTGGTTATTTTTGTTCATTTTCTGGAacatttttcctttcttttgaaTGTGATGGTGAGATCTATAACTATTTCTTGGACAATCATATTAGATATTTCAGATCTTGTAAGTTTCATAACTTGTATGAGAAAATAAGGCAACAAATGTGGTGCTGAATATTTGTAACTCATTAAACAATATTCATGGTCACTCAGACCTAATCTATAGTGGTTGATACGGTTTTGTTTGAGACTGGTATTTATAGACTTCTTTTTGGTCTCTACTTGCTGGTTTTCTGAGCATTCTGAGAGATgttttatgcatgtattatatTTTTGAGAATTTATGCATATATTATTACCATGATTGATACATGCAGATATTTGGTCATTAACTATTATGTGTACCAAGTCCGTTTTGCTTTTGAAGTATCGGATCCTCCTTGGCTGGTTGATTTGCCCGTTAATGTCTTCTTTGACATAATATGTTTCAGGAAGCCAGTGCTGAATTTGATGGAGGGAAACTCATCAGCAGTAGTCTTGGGAGTTGGATCCCTGAATGCAAGATTTCTAGAGAGGAAAAAGGTGGCAGACTTGGATATGTAGGAAGCCACCTGAGCAATTCTGATGGTGGAGCAGAAGTGTCTAAATTTGACATGGATGAGTACCTGGCCTTACAACACAATGAAGATCTTCTATTCGAGAGGTTGAAGCAGAGGAAAAGAATAGACTCGGGTAGTCTGATTTTATGTGGAAGAACCATACTGTGGAGCTTGGTTGAGCTTTAAAGAAGCTTGGCTATCTTTATATTACACAGAGTGGTGTATGTAGACATTTGAATTGTCAACATCTGCCTCAAATAGTTGAGGGTTAAATATCTCCTTTCTAAATGCAAGCAATCACCTTGTTTAAATTTTGCTCACTGGACGTGGCTTTCTTTGATAAAAGAGCATCAATTCCCAAACTATGCTCAAACTGCGTTGCAGGTGCTTCTTAACTAGCTAATAAGTGAAGCACTTAGCATGCTGTTAGGCTTATATAAACATTACACTCTGTGCCTCGACATTATTCTCGTGGTCTCAATTATTGCAGTACGATCATCTTATGCTAGAGTTGTTGGCACTTTATGCCCAATTCTTGCTCAGGTTGGCAGTGGATTTTTGTTGGTTGGCTTGGTTTCACCATATGAGGTGATGAAGTGTGCCTCTGATAACCTTCAAGGGCTAACATATGATGACCTCTACAGCATTTGTTTGGAATCGGGGCTTCATGTAGCGACTGAATGGTCATATATTTAAGCCTGCATGATAAAAGGTAATTAGGAGAAGCATTACGGCATGATGTGAAGAGGGAACTAGAATTACAAGGCCGATATCACCATCACCTTATTTGATATAGATGTTCCGGTCTCCGGCCAGGCTCCTTGGGAGTCATGAATTCAGCAAGAAGAGTTCAGCTTCTTCAACGAATGGCCCATGTCAGAAATCCGGGCAACTGGGTCACACTTCTCCGCATGGTGATGGTGCTTCAAAACCAAGACCTAACAAGTAAACCCTTCCTTATCTAGCTACCCTTGCCATGTGTCCCACATCTGTTGGACACCTAGATCAGGCCTCACCTGGCAGGTATCCAGCTCAAATTCAATTTAGATGTTCGTGCTCTCATTCCCTTCTAACTGTCAAtgcttttttattttgtttgattCTGTTCACAGAGATCAACACTGGAGTAGACATTCTATAGTTTTTCCAAGCTAAACCTACAGTAAACGGGAGGAAGAGAGGTAGGAGATACCAAAGCCAATGGCAATCCAAACTCCTCTCATCAATGGAGGCTGGAAGACTAACTTCTAAGGGGAAGGCCTCGTCAATTAATCCAGtccctctctatctctcgagcctCTAAGAAGGGCCTCCTTTGTTGTTCGAGCAGCCTCCACACCCCAGCAAAGGTTTGCTTTCTCTGACCATCTATTTTTATAGTCCAGTTTTTGTGATCCATGAAACATCCTTTAAAGGCTGAGAGTCATGAATCCAGCATCGCTTCTTCTTGACAACAGATTACACATCCTGACTTTATATTATCATATGTTCGATCGGTACTCAAGTTTTAGCAGTCTGATATTTTAGGTTGGGCCTCATAAAACCTAGGATTCAATTCTTCTGCATGCGACCACTATAATAACCTCAAAGTCTTTAATATAAAGAGTAGAATAagctatatgtaccaaaaaaaaaaaaaaagagtagaaTAAGCTAAACTTTCAGGTCCTTATCCACTGCTAATATGAATGGCTTGGTGTCTTCACAGCCAGGAGCAGACAGACTCCAGACAGTCGCTCTCTTACTTGGATGGAAGGTATTGATGTAAATTGCAACTCAAATAAGTATTACATGCATTATATAGCCAGCAACTAGCATGCACGAGGCATCCATCTCATGCTTCCTCTCTCGGATCCTGAGGGCACCGGCGGATTCATCGAGCTTAAATGGCTGGCCTACGGCGAGGTCATCAACGGCCGGTTCTCCATGCTCGGTGCCGCCGCGCCGGTGCACTTGCACCCGAGAGCTTGGGCAAGCTCGGCCTATTCCCAGCCGAGACCGCCCTCCCCTGGTTCAAGCCCGGCGTCATCCCTGGCGGGGATCTATAACTGCTGGGCCGACCCTTGCACCCTCTTCGTGATCGAGTTGGCCATTGGGTTCGCGCAGCACCGGCAGTGCCAGGACTGGACCAAGCTAGGCTCCATGGGGAAGCTGGAAGCAGTACTTTTGAGACGTTCTTGGCTGGGTCCGCGGACCCTGCATGCCCTGGTGGTCCCTTGTTCAACCCTGTAGGGGCTTGGGAAGGACGACAAATCCATGAAGGAGTTGAAGCTTAAGGTGGTGAAGAATGGGCGGCTGGCCATGCTGGCTACCTTTGGATAATTTGTTCAGCTATAATTATTACTCCGAGATTTGTCCTGGTCCACGTGGACCTggtccatgcaataatttctcccccTGCCACTTGGCTGACCCAGTCAACAACAACAATTGACCGGTCTTAAATTCCACTAGGGTTACGGTTCTGTGAATGGTGTATTATTATTAGCCGTAGACACGTTGAGCAAGCTGTAACTTCTGTACTATAGTTATGATCTCAAGCACTCTTAATAACCTGAAGAACCTACCTTTacccagccaaaaaaaaaaaccctgcAGAATCTATCAAATTGAACTCAATTGGCTAAAAATGACAAATAATGACTGTTATCCAACCTACTGTGCGACTAGGCGAATAATGCTTGCTATTTTTGTTACATTGATGTATGACTCaggaaaaaataataaatgaatgaaataaataaataaataaataaaatacaacAGTAATATttagaagaataattttttttttaaaaaaagtactGCTCTTATGATCCAAACTTCTCCTGCTTGCTCTATTTTATCATTGTCAAGAGATTATCATGTAAAGCAAACCGATTGGAATCAAAAGCTTTGTTGAAAGTTTTCCCCGTACGTCATTATTATTGTACTAATAATGTAGCTTGAGCCCACAAACCATAAAAAGCAACAAAACCCTAATCATGAAATTACTGAACATAAGCAAAAGTAGAAAAGATAATTACTAAACAAGTTTTTCTTagtgcgcgcgcgcgcgtgcgcgagagagaaagagtgaaaaagtGTGGCGGGGAATGTGGAGGCTCCGGTTCAAGCTTTGTCGGGGCGGATCAAATTCAAACTGGCGGGACCCGCGGATCCCGTTCCAAGCGCGAACATTGGGACATGCTCCCGTACGGATTCGGCATGCGCCTACGTAGCGGACGACGATTGGACCTTGTACACCGACCCCACTTCCCTTGGATTTATTGGGGCTTGCTGTGCTCGCTCCAAGCTGCGCACGACTTGCAAAGACTCTGCAACAGCACCCGAAAACCGGGGACCCAAAAATAAACCCACTGCTACCCACGATGTACGGCGAGGGATCCGAACGCAAAGGCAGCCCTGTCGTTGGTTAACACTACTCTAAGTCAAAGTTGGCATATTCCcataaactctctctctctctctctctctctctctctctctctctcgctgacaTCATGCACTCCTAAAGTTACCATTTACCATGGTGCACTCATAAAAGCTAGCACAGGGACGGGGAAGTGAAAACGGCGATGTAAGGGAATGAGAATTACCCGGTAAGGGCGGTTTCGTTCGTTTGCGGCTTGTCCACGGGGTATCCTTGTGTTCTGTTGCCATTATTAACAGTGACATGTGGTGCTACTTTGCTTGATAACTGCTGGTATAAAACAGTTTCACCGGCTTGATTTCCAAGGATAACAAAATGAATGCCACCTTCCAAGTTTGATCGAGAGTTCCACTTCTTTCATtcaacaaggaaaaaaaaaagaaggattgaGTGTTCCATTTAGAAACTTCTCTTTAGCAAAAGCGTTGAGAAAAGAGATGCCAAACGGCTCATGTTATTTAGTTGTAACATGCAAAAAAGCTATGGAGAATGATATGATTTAACGCAAGCACATCAAATGTCACGCTGAACCTGCTTTTGGTGAGGAGGCCAGCTAGTTTCTAGGGTATCATTTAGTGAAAACAAAGGATAGGTATCAAGATAGAGCATAAAATGAATCTTTTAAATAGAAGGCTTTGATAACAATACCAACTGGTTGAGTCGATGAAGTCACACACACACACTATATTTTCAGAATTGCACCGAGTGAGAATGGGAGGAAGCCGACTAATAGCTATACTACTACTTAATGAAGAGTTTGCCGAAATTACCTTTAAACATCTTCCGCCTTGATAATTTCACTTTCATTTTACAAAAAATTGTAGGCTTTTGTTTTCTATGCAATAAACTATTGTATCGCTAAATCTTATTTTGCTAATAAATGTGAGACAGTTCACAATATTCATGGATataatttaatttctaaattatgcTTATATAAAATCAGGTATCCCGTCAACCTGCATGCATCCAAAGCTATTTAGCTTAGGCATACGGAACAGGATTACATGAACCTTTACCAGGGAGAGCAACtttagcccttttttttttttttttcaaatgctaCAACTCATTTGAAAAAGATGGTAGTTAAAATAGCCGAGaactcaaaaagaaaagaattctcAAGGAAGGATTCAAGGACTAAATGAAATAGCCAAAATGAAATTCATCCGCCATGATTACAACTAAAATTCTTTTCACAAGACCATTTTCCTACATCTCTCGCTCTCTAAAGAAAGAAGCTACCTTTCAGGCTCCTTCAATCATGCTCTGATAACCTCCTATTTGTACACAGGTACTACCACAAGCCATTATTTATTACTTCATGCGCTGTaaattttgagagagagagagagagagagactggcATAGTCCTCAATTAAGCAGTATGAAAATGCCTCCAGGACCAAAAGGAACATTCTATATCGATTTCCTAGTAAGAAGTCATGGATTTCCTTAAAAAAGCCATATGGAAGACTCTCTTTTTTCATTCAGTACTAATACAACTGAGCTTACACATAAAACATACTCCAAACAAGATGAAGACCAGCATTCCAGAAAGGCAACGACAACATTGACATCATTTTTCATGCTTTTGAGAAGATAGTCCCATTAGAACTTCAAACAATTATAAAACTCAAAAATTCAGGGTTTAAGCCTTCATTCTTTCAGCACTGGTCAAGTATGATGCATCTCAATGACCAGTCAGTCTGTATACAAAAGAGGAGATCCTGGCTTCATTGCCAACTTTTTTAAGCAAAATGGAAGATTTTGAGGCCCAGATAATTTTCAACCATTATCAGATAGTTTCATTGGAAGGTCCGACTATAGCACAATGATGGTGTCAGATGGGCTGTTGAAGGTGATTGGAACATATAAGAGCTGAGCGGGACTGAGCCTTCTGAAGTGTTATCATGCTTCACAGGGATATAAGCATTGGCCATTGGGTGTGACAGAGAGTAGGAAGGCCTGACAATTCCTCGGACTTCTCTTGACACATATGGGCTCTTTGGTGGGAAGCAGGAGAAAGGCCTTGGAGGAATAAGAGTACTGGAAGCTTGAAAAGCTGGTGGCAAAGCTACTGCTGGACTAGGTACACTTCTGCTCAGTTCAGCCTCAACTTCAGAAGAATCATCAATTACAATTACATCTCTGTAGGGAGGATGAACAGAAGAAAGAGGATTTTGGTGATGTTGAGATGCGGTAGTTGTCCCTATGCTAGATGGCAGAGGAGAACGGagtttctttcctctcttctgcTGAGACTTTATCGAAGGAACCCCCACAAAGCCACTTACCTGCTGCTTAGCTTTTGGTGAATCCTGGCTGAGGACCGCACAGCCAATTGGAATTTGATGTTGTTGGTATGAGAAGCTAATCTTACTCAAGCCATTGTTCATGGAAGTAAGTCCCAGAGGTAGACATTTCATTGTTGAGGCATAGTCTGAATCAGAAGGAAGAACTTTAGGAAGTTGTGCCAACTCTTCATTTTTCAAAAATAGATCCTTACCCATCAGCCTGAATATTGGATTGGAAGTGGCCTGACCCTGAGCGTGAGAATATGGGCTTGGTGGCCCAAAATCGCTCCCTGGTGGGATTTTAGAAGCAAAATCTGAAGAAACTTCTGCTAAAATGGATTCCGTAGGTGACTCCAGGATGGGGGCAGATATTTCACCAGTTTTCAAACAGTGGAAAGCACTAGAAGACGAGGAGATGGTTGGCCTAATGCACAAGTTGGATACAATCTGCTTTCCCTTTGAAGAAAATATGGACTTAGTCACAGTACTTTGTCTCAAGGGCTGAGGAGATTCTTGTGAAAGGCTTTCCCTGCAAAAGCAGTAGCAAGGTTGATCATGTGACAACTTTTCAGGTTCCGTCACTGCTGCAATTGCCTTAACTTGATTTCTTATTAACTTCATTCCTTCAGTTCCTCTGGTGCTTGCAACACATGGCAATACTGAGTTATTTAACAAGCTCGAGCTCAACTTATCTTGGTCAGCAGCATCTTTCACACATTGTTTTGCATCAGAATCTTTTGATTGGGAAAGTTCTGGAGAACAAGGACAGATGTTTGAGGAAGTTGAAGCGAGAGAACCAGATGCTTCTATACCACCAGCCAAATTACGATCTTGACTTGACGTCATCCTTAATGTGGTTATTGATGAATTCTCTTGAGGAAACCCAAGAACCATGTCCACAGGGACAATCAGAGAAGTAGAAGACACTTTGATGGAAGTACTTCTTTGGTCTTCTGATTGCTTAAGTATGCATAAGTTCCCCTCCTCGCCCACCTGTTCAATGTGCTTGTTGATTATTTTGTTACGGGTAACATCACATTGCAAAACTTGCTCATCATTCAGTCTACCTTCCAATGGTGCTTCAGATCCACAGAAAGATTCTCCATGTTCTAGCTCAGATGGCCGTGGGGTCAACCTGGGACTGAAAGCTGGTGCCAAATGTTGAATAATTAGATTTTCGCCGCCGCCATGTTCATTAACAGCTTTATCCATGGAAGGTTGATTTGCAACATCATCACAGCCAAAGGGCTCACACTGCATATCTGAAGCTTCAATGTCAGAAGCATAGCAGTCAGCTCTAGCTCCCAAATGCAGTCTCTTTTTAGCATCCTGCTGCTTAACCATTGTAGAGAAGCCTTCTCTTTCTTGTTCAGATTCTCGAACTCTGGAGATTGTTAGGTTCTCAGATAAACTGGGCTGGTTGGCATTGCTCGTCTCATTAGCTCTTGGAGAATGATCAAAGCCAAAATCTTCAGTAGAACCATGCAGTCCTTTGTTGATGTCAGATGGTAACTTTCCTCTCCGTTTACCAGAGACTGATATGGATCTATGCTTCCGGAACTTCTTAACGGTCAATCTTTTCTCACCCTCATCACCTTTGCTCTCTTCGAAAGAGAATGACTTTCCTAGCAAAACATTCTTCTTTGACATTGACCTTTTTCTGGTTTGAGGTGAGGGATGACAACACTCGGAAGGTATTGTATTAATGTCAGAAGAATTATCAGACTTCTGTAAGGTACTCAACTGTATCTCTTCTCTTTTGTTTCTTGGCGAAGAAACAAAATTCCCGGATGATCTTGATGGTTTCAGCATGAGACCGCTAGCTAAAGAAGTGTTTTCAGGAGATAACCTAGAATTCAATTTAGGTGGTTTTGGAGGCCTTGTATTCGAATTATGAGTAGCATGGACAGAATTAGATAGAATGTCCACTCTTTTGGTTTTTGGAGAAGAGGCCAAGACCTCAGCTGACCTCGAAAGTTTCAGAATATGGCTTTTAACAACAGAAGAATTACCTGGATCTGGCTGATTACCTTCCACAGAAGTGTCCAAAGTGCTAGGCACTGTGCTTTCCATACTTCTGTGGGTGCCTTTTTTGTTGAATTTTCTTGAGGGACCCGATCGTTTAGAGCATACCCACTGTCTTAATGTTCCAGGACCATGACTCTTGGCTTGGTCTTCAGCATTCAATATGCACGATAGGGATTCTTCCTTCTTGTCATAAGTATTTGAATGGCAATCTCCAATTTGTGTCACTAGAGTCTGGTAAGGAAAAAGTAAAAAGAGATAAGATACTCATGTTATCACATCTGATGTCATGCTACAAAAATGAAAGACCAAAACAACTCAGACAAATAAGCAAAACTACacaaaggtaaaaaaaaaaaaaaaaaaaaaaaagagaaaggtaaaaataaaataaatgtagCTTGGTGCACAAATGAGAACTGGTTGTTTACTATTTAACTTCATAATAAGTATTCGTATAAAAAGGAAAATTATGAGCTCAAAATGCTAGCAGAGTTGCAAggaaaattatgagaaaaagttgaatagcaagcataagcaaggtgCATCATATCATGGACATGAAAATATTGTAATTATATTGAGACTGCAATGCAGGGTCAAGCGGTCATATTCATGGCTTATCAGCTAATTGTCAGATCAAATATCagccaacaattttttttttttttgtaaaaaaaaaaaaaagatcatggtCATTTCATGATTCAGAATCAGTGTCCTTTGCAAGTTCGATtccagattttgaaaaattgacagaaatattgtaacaccccaaaaaagaaagaaagacaaaCACACGTTGAAGGATTGGTTTGTCATGTTCCGGAtgacatattttaaatcaaagttTTCCTATCAACCACATTCTACTGATTTTGGAAGATCAAACAGTTTGGGAGATCAAACAGCTGCACTATGTTGCTTCATCATGAGTTCACAAAAGGATGACGCTTGCATAGATCCAGGTTTGCTCATATTTAGCAACATGTACTATATATGTacttaaaaaaaaaggaaaaactaaTGTACCATACCTTGCCTCTAAACAGCTTGAATGAGCACAATCTTTTTTTATGTTGATTAGTTTTCATATACTTTGAGTACTTGGATTTGAAACacttcttcttgctgatcaaaGAACTCTTGCCTGCTGTAATGCCTTTCACATGCTTCCTCAACTTACGATTCTCCTTTGAATTCACTGGTGGTACATCAGTGAACTTAGATATAATTCGAAGCTTCGTCCCATTTGAATCAACATAAACCGCCCCATCATTTCCATCATTCGAGGCACCAGATATTGACAACTTTGGTCTTTTGCTTTCACAGCTAACCTCACCAGCCGCTGCCACCAAAGCTAAGTCTACAGCCCAGTTCGTGCCGTTCCTTCTATCAAGGTCTTCGATCGTGCAGCGGGGTGCAGTTGTATAGATATCCACCATCAGCCTTTTCTTCCTTGGTTTCACTTTTGAAAGCTTGGGCACGCCCCGCTTGGTATCAGACTCCTCAGAGAGGCACTGATCAATGTGAGCGTTCAAAGTGGTGTTTGATGTGGATGTGAATGTCTTACAAACAGGGCAAACCTTTGAAGCCATGGGATCTGAAACAGTGCTGGAACTGGATACTATATCTTCCTCCCTGATGGTCTCGGATGTGCTGCTCAACTTTACAACTGACCTGCACTTCTTCTCCGATGGTTCACATCTGACTTCAAGCTTTTCCGGCAGCAAAGGAGGTTCCTCAACCTCTAATTCTGATGATGCTTCCGAAGCACTTTTATTTACATTTACTGTGCAAGGTCGTTCACTGGTCTGGCCCGATATTCTCTTGATCCGACCGTGATTCGTAATGGTGGAGACCGGTTCAGGTTCAACACTGATCAGTTCATCACCTGAATGGATTCTGCGATCGACCTTAGATTTTCTAGACAATGATAATAAGTGTTGAGCTTGATCTGAACACTCTACAACCAATTGATCTGGTGGCAAACAGAATTCATGCTCAATGCTATCGAGAATTGGACCAATATCTTTAGTTTCAAGTGATTT
The DNA window shown above is from Elaeis guineensis isolate ETL-2024a chromosome 8, EG11, whole genome shotgun sequence and carries:
- the LOC105050538 gene encoding uncharacterized protein; protein product: MLSIENLSDPSVPCKASALKSDERASGTLAFQEAADPIGLADETQHPHFSIRDYVSNSRSKDVTKNWPFPLKLLQLCLEYGVSDVLPPFEPPDLVRGQCCRRVEFEHQIACSYSEQNSTEVKSLETKDIGPILDSIEHEFCLPPDQLVVECSDQAQHLLSLSRKSKVDRRIHSGDELISVEPEPVSTITNHGRIKRISGQTSERPCTVNVNKSASEASSELEVEEPPLLPEKLEVRCEPSEKKCRSVVKLSSTSETIREEDIVSSSSTVSDPMASKVCPVCKTFTSTSNTTLNAHIDQCLSEESDTKRGVPKLSKVKPRKKRLMVDIYTTAPRCTIEDLDRRNGTNWAVDLALVAAAGEVSCESKRPKLSISGASNDGNDGAVYVDSNGTKLRIISKFTDVPPVNSKENRKLRKHVKGITAGKSSLISKKKCFKSKYSKYMKTNQHKKRLCSFKLFRGKTLVTQIGDCHSNTYDKKEESLSCILNAEDQAKSHGPGTLRQWVCSKRSGPSRKFNKKGTHRSMESTVPSTLDTSVEGNQPDPGNSSVVKSHILKLSRSAEVLASSPKTKRVDILSNSVHATHNSNTRPPKPPKLNSRLSPENTSLASGLMLKPSRSSGNFVSSPRNKREEIQLSTLQKSDNSSDINTIPSECCHPSPQTRKRSMSKKNVLLGKSFSFEESKGDEGEKRLTVKKFRKHRSISVSGKRRGKLPSDINKGLHGSTEDFGFDHSPRANETSNANQPSLSENLTISRVRESEQEREGFSTMVKQQDAKKRLHLGARADCYASDIEASDMQCEPFGCDDVANQPSMDKAVNEHGGGENLIIQHLAPAFSPRLTPRPSELEHGESFCGSEAPLEGRLNDEQVLQCDVTRNKIINKHIEQVGEEGNLCILKQSEDQRSTSIKVSSTSLIVPVDMVLGFPQENSSITTLRMTSSQDRNLAGGIEASGSLASTSSNICPCSPELSQSKDSDAKQCVKDAADQDKLSSSLLNNSVLPCVASTRGTEGMKLIRNQVKAIAAVTEPEKLSHDQPCYCFCRESLSQESPQPLRQSTVTKSIFSSKGKQIVSNLCIRPTISSSSSAFHCLKTGEISAPILESPTESILAEVSSDFASKIPPGSDFGPPSPYSHAQGQATSNPIFRLMGKDLFLKNEELAQLPKVLPSDSDYASTMKCLPLGLTSMNNGLSKISFSYQQHQIPIGCAVLSQDSPKAKQQVSGFVGVPSIKSQQKRGKKLRSPLPSSIGTTTASQHHQNPLSSVHPPYRDVIVIDDSSEVEAELSRSVPSPAVALPPAFQASSTLIPPRPFSCFPPKSPYVSREVRGIVRPSYSLSHPMANAYIPVKHDNTSEGSVPLSSYMFQSPSTAHLTPSLCYSRTFQ